A single Malaclemys terrapin pileata isolate rMalTer1 chromosome 3, rMalTer1.hap1, whole genome shotgun sequence DNA region contains:
- the TMEM178A gene encoding transmembrane protein 178A isoform X2: protein MRLRNIPFNLTKTIQQDEWHLLHLRRITAGFLGMAVAVLVCGCIVAAVSFFWEESLTQHVAGLLFLMTGIFCTISLCTYAASISYDLNRLPTFIYSLPDDVEHGYSWSIFCAWCSLGFIVAAGCLCAAYPFVSRTKIIHLKSTRNSSV from the exons ATGCGCTTACGAAATATTCCATTCAACTTAACCAAGACCATCCAGCAAGATGAGTGGCATCTGCTTC ATTTAAGAAGAATCACGGCTGGTTTTCTGGGCATGGCAGTTGCTGTTCTTGTCTGTGGATGCATCGTAGCGGCAGTCAGTTTCTTTTGGGAGGAAAGCCTCACACAGCACGTGGCAGGCCTTCTATTCCTTATGACAG GAATATTTTGCACTATTTCTCTGTGCACTTATGCAGCAAGTATATCATATGATCTAAACCGCCTACCAACATTCATATATAGTCTTCCTGATGATGTGGAACATGGATACAGCTGGTCTATATTTTGTGCTTGGTGCAGTTTAGGATTTATAGTAGCAGCAGGATGTCTTTGTGCTGCTTATCCGTTTGTTAGCAGGACCAAGATTATTCATCTAAAGTCTACCAGAAACTCTTCTGTATGA